In Oryza brachyantha chromosome 1, ObraRS2, whole genome shotgun sequence, the following are encoded in one genomic region:
- the LOC102721210 gene encoding transcription initiation factor TFIID subunit 1 isoform X2, whose product MLSPIFFNLQPPSEKVHQIIARTALFVSEHGGQSEIVLRVKQGSNPTFGFLMPDHHLHSYFRYLVDHPQVLKDGVDADSNKGCKTANSESELAVSSGGALSLLGAVYESGDEDEGMLPPSQKVTAPGKDMVAHEQGHENSASGICRNEEAEDIQKAMAAAAVAVKDKSILTKKNPMITDSSIVAARQEKVKDAMMASSKSDVSDKTDVVLEPPSFLKRTMEKIVEFILRNGKEFEGKLIEQDRTTGRFPFLLPSNPYHSYYLKLLEETQESKSSGNSSELKDRRGSSERKEHRDRRSSSEHKERRSSSERKVSSHGREETKSKMRLSTSKDASSSDRSSAEPSEKQLYDKQKQGKGKFHMIISGAKKEPPRNVTADEAAAIVMAATRGLVPANTRTNTPKDMGGIGQTRGDNGQTSSFGSFSSFQDPDVLYKPVSNSEAGTSLTSSGQLKTEGIGIIDDDWIANTIAKAAAVAASKEADSSEASMTKEQKLKAERLRRAKMFASIIKSGGSKMADLSTSVDATNETEKTSTGDLNLSGSDPQTSAKEREGSSVPFEREGSTMAKQEKYSDDEQSGARKYRKKHTLETDEESYDSEESYKYSRKRHHSEHSRAHTSDAYKHKHKKHSKKDLEPRNHRHHHSSSEDEHEHRSSKSRHRHRNDYHGDDDHRSSHRHQRDHRSSSKRKKDDDRDKNNQTRLELSQNTSGHNFESEKALGDAAQSSQVTTEVPSELRAKIRAMLLETL is encoded by the exons ATGCTTTctcccatattttttaatttgcagcCTCCTTCTGAGAAGGTTCATCAAATAATTGCAAGAACTGCTTTATTTGTCAGTGAGCATGGGGGGCAGTCAGAGATTGTGTTAAGGGTGAAACAGGGAAGTAATCCAACATTTGGTTTCTTGATGCCTGACCATCATCTCCACAGCTACTTTCGGTACCTTGTCGATCATCCTCAGGTGTTGAAAGATGGTGTAGATGCTGATTCCAACAAAGGCTGCAAAACTGCCAATAGTGAGAGTGAGCTTGCTGTGTCCTCAGGTGGGGCCTTATCATTGCTTGGGGCTGTCTATGAGTCTGGAGATGAGGATGAAGGCATGCTTCCACCTAGTCAAAAAGTCACGGCTCCTGGAAAAGACATGGTTGCACATGAGCAAGGCCATGAAAACTCTGCATCTGGTATATGTCGCAATGAAGAAGCAGAGGATATTCAGAAAGCAATGGCAGCAGCTGCTGTTGCAGTTAAagataaatctattttgaCCAAGAAGAACCCAATGATTACTGACAGCAGCATTGTTGCTGCTCGTCAAGAGAAGGTCAAAGATGCGATGATGGCATCAAGTAAGTCAGATGTTTCTGACAAAACAGATGTTGTTCTGGAACCACCATCCTTCTTGAAGCGTACAATGGAGAAAATAGTTGAATTTATTCTCAGAAATGGGAAAGAATTTGAAGGAAAACTCATTGAACAAGACAGAACAACAGGAAGGTTTCCGTTTCTTCTGCCATCCAATCCATATCACTCATATTATCTGAAGCTTCTCGAGGAAACTCAAGAG tCCAAGTCTTCTGGTAATTCTTCAGAGCTCAAAGACAGAAGAGGCTCTTCAGAGCGCAAAGAGCATAGAGACAGAAGAAGCTCTTCAGAGCACAAGGAAAGAAGAAGCTCTTCGGAGCGCAAAGTCAGTAGTCATGGTAGGGAAGAAACTAAAAGCAAGATGCGGTTAAGTACTAGCAAGGATGCCAGTTCTTCTGATAGAAGCTCTGCTGAACCATCGGAGAAGCAGCTTTATGACAAACAGAAACAAGGGAAGGGAAAGTTCCATATGATCATTAGTGGGGCTAAGAAGGAACCTCCTCGGAATGTCACTGCAGATGAAGCTGCTGCTATTGTTATGGCAGCTACTCGTGGACTTGTTCCTGCCAATACTAGAACAAACACACCCAAGGACATGGGTGGCATTGGTCAGACCCGTGGAGATAATGGCCAGACTTCAAGCTTTGGAAGTTTCTCCTCTTTTCAGGACCCAGATGTACTGTATAAACCTGTTTCAAATAGCGAGGCAGGTACTTCACTCACAAGTAGTGGTCAGCTAAAAACTGAAGGCATTGGAATTATTGATGACGATTGGATTGCAAACACTATCGCAaaagctgctgctgttgcagcCTCTAAAGAGGCTGACTCCTCTGAAGCTTCAATGACAAAAGAGCAGAAGTTAAAGGCCGAGAGGCTTAGACGTGCAAAGATGTTTGCCTCTATTATTAAGAGTGGTGGTAGCAAGATGGCTGATCTGTCAACATCAGTTGATGCCACTAATGAAACTGAAAAGACCTCTACTGGTGATTTGAACTTATCTGGGTCTGATCCACAAACTTCAGCTAAGGAACGCGAAGGTAGCTCTGTGCCATTTGAGCGTGAAGGTTCTACTATGGCCAAGCAGGAGAAATATTCTGATGATGAACAGAGCGGGGCAAGGAAGTATAGGAAAAAACATACCCTAGAAACCGATGAAGAGAGTTATGATTCAGAGGAAAGCTATAAATACTCCAGGAAGAGGCATCATTCAGAGCATTCTAGAGCCCATACCAGTGACGCTTACAAACATAAGCACAAGAAGCACTCCAAGAAGGATCTGGAACCCAGGAATCATAGGCACCACCACAGCTCTTCGGAAGATGAGCATGAGCACAGGAGTTCCAAGTCGAGGCATCGGCACAGGAATGACTATCACGGGGATGATGATCATAGGAGTTCACATAGACACCAGAGGGATCATCGTTCCagttcaaaaaggaaaaaggacgATGACCGAGATAAGAACAATCAAACTCGCCTAGAACTCTCCCAGAACACATCAGGTCATAATTTTGAGTCAGAGAAGGCCCTTGGTGATGCAGCTCAATCTTCCCAGGTAACAACTGAAGTCCCAAGTGAGTTGAGAGCAAAAATCAGAGCAATGCTGCTAGAAACACTGTAA
- the LOC102721878 gene encoding protein STRICTOSIDINE SYNTHASE-LIKE 10-like, with translation MRTLMARGFTAAFLVLLGLASLLVSPSAAQQIKTTDTRWSYRLPLPDGASGAESLAFDGKDGVYTGVSDGRVLRWGGSAAGWSTFAYNANYRRIPLCSSSVVPPEERESICGRPLGIRFFRKTGELYIADAYLGLMKVGSEGGEAQVIATEADGVPFHFLNGLDVDQSSGDVYFTDSSSTYTRRFNGEITMNADVTGRLLKYDAQTRGVTVLKTGLPYPNGVVVSRDRTHIVVAHTVPCQAFRYWLRGPNAGDYELFADLPGYPDNVRRDGKGGYWVALNQEKMRLGAEPPAKHLVGVRLNPDGVEVEELTAAKGVTLSEVAEQKGKLWLGSVELDYIGVFA, from the coding sequence ATGAGGACACTCATGGCTCGGGGTTTTACGGCGGCGTTTCTTGTGCTGCTCGGCCTCGCGTCGCTGCTGGTGTCGCCGTCCGCGGCCCAGCAGATCAAGACCACCGACACGCGGTGGAGCTACCGCCTCCCGCTGCCCGACGGCGCCAGCGGCGCCGAGAGCCTCGCCTTCGACGGGAAGGACGGGGTCTACACTGGCGTCTCGGACGGCCGCGTGCTGAGGTGGGGTggcagcgccgccggctgGAGCACCTTCGCGTACAACGCCAACTACAGGAGGATCCCTCTGTGCTCGTCGTCCGTGGTGCCAccggaggagagggagagcatCTGCGGGCGACCCCTGGGGATCCGGTTCTTCAGGAAGACCGGCGAGCTCTACATCGCCGACGCGTACTTGGGGCTGATGAAGGTCGGGTCTGAGGGCGGCGAGGCTCAGGTGATCGCGACCGAGGCGGACGGCGTCCCCTTCCACTTCCTCAATGGCCTCGACGTCGACCAATCTAGCGGCGACGTCTACTTCAccgacagcagcagcacctaTACCCGCAGGTTCAACGGCGAGATCACCATGAACGCCGACGTGACCGGGAGGCTGCTCAAGTACGACGCGCAGACGCGGGGAGTCACCGTGCTGAAGACCGGCCTGCCGTACCCCAACGGCGTCGTCGTCAGCCGCGACAGGACGCACATCGTCGTGGCGCACACGGTGCCGTGCCAGGCGTTCCGGTACTGGTTGCGGGGCCCCAACGCCGGCGACTACGAGCTTTTCGCCGACCTCCCCGGGTACCCTGACAACGTGAGGCGCGACGGCAAGGGAGGCTACTGGGTGGCCTTAAACCAGGAGAAGATGCGGCTGGGCGCGGAGCCTCCGGCGAAGCACCTGGTCGGCGTACGGCTCAACCCCGACggcgtggaggtggaggagttGACGGCCGCCAAGGGCGTCACGCTCAGCGAGGTGGCGGAGCAGAAGGGCAAGCTGTGGTTGGGCTCCGTCGAACTCGATTACATTGGCGTCTTTGCTTAA
- the LOC107304085 gene encoding zinc finger BED domain-containing protein RICESLEEPER 2-like isoform X1, with product MMCLFGCAAVGDHIQIQQSMLEPLAMEVPITSSVNTAVVPVPVVHNPRARKLRSAVWQDFTKERRADGSCVAVCNHCKKQLTATSRSGTTHLRNHLAICTTTSTRRAGKRRKLIVRRILHNKTSNDGHSGDGHASGEDHDNDSTHFDQELSRRDLAHMIVQHGYRFSIVDDVGFQKFVKNLQPQFRMVSYETVRADSMTIYESEKLKLQDVLLKIPCRVSISVDMWRSNTQMDYLCLTCHYIDHANDEWKIRKKILNFVHVEAPFTAEQIASIILEKLHEWGIDGKLAAIVLDNCTSGEIVARELLGALQPRRLLLLNGNLFQVRSCAHILNLTVQESLEQTSGIITRVREMIQNVKFSQERFEKFQGTAKLLQMDQKLLVLDSPNNWPSTYLMFDSACYYHDVLMRLAEQEAHYSAFLTAKEWADVKALTEILDALYHTMEKFPVENPTANLYFNDMCEMHVLLNTWRNSPSPVVAQVADHMLTKFEGYWDLTRPVMAFASILDPRYKMKSVEYFCRLIYAADQFRAKTTIDDIRQTFTNLCSEYEQSANSFKNPSALFYSGTSNSCMSSVYSNGDDFKTFSRITLSDARRGLDQYIQETSSGQSFKSDLDMYLEEPVYRQKEGHLDNFDILGWWRSFAAKYPVLSQMARDILAIPVSIIPLDSEARTLNEYLSTMDPSTVQGLVCAQDWLREDTEVTSSDGHADDKAARGDELIVLPK from the exons ATGATGTGCTTGTTTGGATGTGCTGCAGTGGGCGATCATATTCAGATACAACAGAGCATGCTGGAGCCACTAGCTATGGAAGTGCCAATTACTAGCTCAGTGAACACTGCGGTGGTGCCTGTTCCTGTGGTGCACAATCCACGAGCACGGAAACTGCGTTCTGCAGTTTGGCAGGACTTCACTAAGGAGCGCCGTGCTGATGGCAGCTGTGTTGCTGTCTGTAACCACTGTAAGAAGCAGCTCACAGCTACTAGCCGGTCAGGCACCACACATCTACGCAACCACCTTGCAATCTGCACTACCACTTCCACACGCCGCGCTGGTAAGCGCCGGAAGCTTATCGTACGCCGTATTCTCCACAACAAAACCTCCAATGATGGCCATTCTGGTGATGGGCATGCTTCAGGAGAGGACCATGACAATGATAGCACACATTTTGATCAAGAACTGAGTCGGCGAGACCTCGCCCATATGATTGTCCAGCATGGGTACCGGTTTTCAATAGTGGATGATGTGGGCTTCCAAAAGTTCGTCAAGAATCTCCAACCACAGTTTAGGATGGTATCATATGAGACAGTGAGGGCTGATAGCATGACAATTTATGAAAGTGAGAAGCTTAAGCTGCAGGATGTGCTCCTGAAGATCCCTTGCCGAGTAAGTATCTCAGTTGATATGTGGCGATCGAATACACAGATGGACTACTTGTGTTTGACTTGCCACTACATTGACCATGCCAATGATGAATGgaaaattaggaaaaaaattctgaaCTTTGTGCATGTGGAGGCACCTTTTACAGCTGAACAGATTGCTAGTATCATTCTAGAGAAGTTGCATGAGTGGGGTATTGACGGCAAGCTAGCTGCCATTGTACTAGACAACTGCACCTCTGGTGAGATTGTTGCTAGAGAGCTTCTCGGAGCTCTGCAGCCTAGGAGACTACTCCTGTTAAATGGGAACTTGTTCCAGGTGCGCTCCTGTGCACACATTCTGAACCTTACGGTCCAAGAAAGCTTGGAACAGACATCTGGTATAATTACTAGAGTCCGTGAGATGATTCAGAATGTCAAGTTCTCACAAGAAAGGTTTGAAAAGTTTCAGGGTACTGCTAAACTTCTGCAGATGGACCAAAAACTGCTAGTTCTTGATTCTCCTAATAACTGGCCGTCTACATACTTGATGTTTGATTCTGCATGTTACTATCATGATGTACTCATGCGGCTTGCAGAACAGGAAGCTCACTACAGTGCTTTTCTGACTGCGAAGGAGTGGGCCGATGTGAAAGCCCTTACTGAAATACTTGATGCACTCTATCATACTATGGAGAAGTTTCCTGTGGAAAATCCAACTGCAAATCTCTATTTTAATGACATGTGTGAGATGCATGTGCTTTTAAATACCTGGCGCAATAGTCCATCTCCTGTTGTTGCACAAGTGGCTGACCACATGTTGACAAAATTCGAGGGATACTGGGATCTTACTAGGCCAGTAATGGCATTTGCATCTATTCTGGATCCTCGGTATAAGATGAAGTCTGTTGAGTACTTCTGTAGGCTCATTTATGCCGCTGATCAATTTAGAGCAAAGACAACAATAGATGATATTCGGCAGACCTTTACCAATCTGTGCAGTGAATATGAACAGTCAGCAAATTCATTCAAGAATCCATCTGCTCTGTTCTATTCTGGAACCAGTAATTCTTGCATGAGTTCGGTGTACAGCAATGGTGACGATTTTAAGACCTTCTCCCGTATCACACTATCTGATGCTCGAAGGGGActtgatcaatatatacaGGAGACATCATCAGGACAATCATTTAAGTCTGACCTAGACATGTACCTCGAGGAACCGGTCTATCGCCAAAAGGAAGGGCATTTAGATAATTTTGACATCCTAGGATGGTGGAGGTCTTTTGCGGCAAAGTATCCTGTCCTTTCTCAAATGGCGCGTGATATTTTAGCTATTCCTGTATCTATTATCCCATTGGACAGTGAAGCCCGGACACTAAATGAGTATCTCAGCACTATGGACCCTTCAACAGTGCAGGGATTGGTATGTGCACAAGATTGGTTGCGGGAAGATACAGAAG TTACTAGTTCAGACGGTCATGCGGATGACAAAGCAGCACGTGGTGATGAACTTATTGTGTTACCAAAATAG
- the LOC107304085 gene encoding zinc finger BED domain-containing protein RICESLEEPER 2-like isoform X2, which translates to MLEPLAMEVPITSSVNTAVVPVPVVHNPRARKLRSAVWQDFTKERRADGSCVAVCNHCKKQLTATSRSGTTHLRNHLAICTTTSTRRAGKRRKLIVRRILHNKTSNDGHSGDGHASGEDHDNDSTHFDQELSRRDLAHMIVQHGYRFSIVDDVGFQKFVKNLQPQFRMVSYETVRADSMTIYESEKLKLQDVLLKIPCRVSISVDMWRSNTQMDYLCLTCHYIDHANDEWKIRKKILNFVHVEAPFTAEQIASIILEKLHEWGIDGKLAAIVLDNCTSGEIVARELLGALQPRRLLLLNGNLFQVRSCAHILNLTVQESLEQTSGIITRVREMIQNVKFSQERFEKFQGTAKLLQMDQKLLVLDSPNNWPSTYLMFDSACYYHDVLMRLAEQEAHYSAFLTAKEWADVKALTEILDALYHTMEKFPVENPTANLYFNDMCEMHVLLNTWRNSPSPVVAQVADHMLTKFEGYWDLTRPVMAFASILDPRYKMKSVEYFCRLIYAADQFRAKTTIDDIRQTFTNLCSEYEQSANSFKNPSALFYSGTSNSCMSSVYSNGDDFKTFSRITLSDARRGLDQYIQETSSGQSFKSDLDMYLEEPVYRQKEGHLDNFDILGWWRSFAAKYPVLSQMARDILAIPVSIIPLDSEARTLNEYLSTMDPSTVQGLVCAQDWLREDTEVTSSDGHADDKAARGDELIVLPK; encoded by the exons ATGCTGGAGCCACTAGCTATGGAAGTGCCAATTACTAGCTCAGTGAACACTGCGGTGGTGCCTGTTCCTGTGGTGCACAATCCACGAGCACGGAAACTGCGTTCTGCAGTTTGGCAGGACTTCACTAAGGAGCGCCGTGCTGATGGCAGCTGTGTTGCTGTCTGTAACCACTGTAAGAAGCAGCTCACAGCTACTAGCCGGTCAGGCACCACACATCTACGCAACCACCTTGCAATCTGCACTACCACTTCCACACGCCGCGCTGGTAAGCGCCGGAAGCTTATCGTACGCCGTATTCTCCACAACAAAACCTCCAATGATGGCCATTCTGGTGATGGGCATGCTTCAGGAGAGGACCATGACAATGATAGCACACATTTTGATCAAGAACTGAGTCGGCGAGACCTCGCCCATATGATTGTCCAGCATGGGTACCGGTTTTCAATAGTGGATGATGTGGGCTTCCAAAAGTTCGTCAAGAATCTCCAACCACAGTTTAGGATGGTATCATATGAGACAGTGAGGGCTGATAGCATGACAATTTATGAAAGTGAGAAGCTTAAGCTGCAGGATGTGCTCCTGAAGATCCCTTGCCGAGTAAGTATCTCAGTTGATATGTGGCGATCGAATACACAGATGGACTACTTGTGTTTGACTTGCCACTACATTGACCATGCCAATGATGAATGgaaaattaggaaaaaaattctgaaCTTTGTGCATGTGGAGGCACCTTTTACAGCTGAACAGATTGCTAGTATCATTCTAGAGAAGTTGCATGAGTGGGGTATTGACGGCAAGCTAGCTGCCATTGTACTAGACAACTGCACCTCTGGTGAGATTGTTGCTAGAGAGCTTCTCGGAGCTCTGCAGCCTAGGAGACTACTCCTGTTAAATGGGAACTTGTTCCAGGTGCGCTCCTGTGCACACATTCTGAACCTTACGGTCCAAGAAAGCTTGGAACAGACATCTGGTATAATTACTAGAGTCCGTGAGATGATTCAGAATGTCAAGTTCTCACAAGAAAGGTTTGAAAAGTTTCAGGGTACTGCTAAACTTCTGCAGATGGACCAAAAACTGCTAGTTCTTGATTCTCCTAATAACTGGCCGTCTACATACTTGATGTTTGATTCTGCATGTTACTATCATGATGTACTCATGCGGCTTGCAGAACAGGAAGCTCACTACAGTGCTTTTCTGACTGCGAAGGAGTGGGCCGATGTGAAAGCCCTTACTGAAATACTTGATGCACTCTATCATACTATGGAGAAGTTTCCTGTGGAAAATCCAACTGCAAATCTCTATTTTAATGACATGTGTGAGATGCATGTGCTTTTAAATACCTGGCGCAATAGTCCATCTCCTGTTGTTGCACAAGTGGCTGACCACATGTTGACAAAATTCGAGGGATACTGGGATCTTACTAGGCCAGTAATGGCATTTGCATCTATTCTGGATCCTCGGTATAAGATGAAGTCTGTTGAGTACTTCTGTAGGCTCATTTATGCCGCTGATCAATTTAGAGCAAAGACAACAATAGATGATATTCGGCAGACCTTTACCAATCTGTGCAGTGAATATGAACAGTCAGCAAATTCATTCAAGAATCCATCTGCTCTGTTCTATTCTGGAACCAGTAATTCTTGCATGAGTTCGGTGTACAGCAATGGTGACGATTTTAAGACCTTCTCCCGTATCACACTATCTGATGCTCGAAGGGGActtgatcaatatatacaGGAGACATCATCAGGACAATCATTTAAGTCTGACCTAGACATGTACCTCGAGGAACCGGTCTATCGCCAAAAGGAAGGGCATTTAGATAATTTTGACATCCTAGGATGGTGGAGGTCTTTTGCGGCAAAGTATCCTGTCCTTTCTCAAATGGCGCGTGATATTTTAGCTATTCCTGTATCTATTATCCCATTGGACAGTGAAGCCCGGACACTAAATGAGTATCTCAGCACTATGGACCCTTCAACAGTGCAGGGATTGGTATGTGCACAAGATTGGTTGCGGGAAGATACAGAAG TTACTAGTTCAGACGGTCATGCGGATGACAAAGCAGCACGTGGTGATGAACTTATTGTGTTACCAAAATAG